One window of the Oncorhynchus clarkii lewisi isolate Uvic-CL-2024 chromosome 19, UVic_Ocla_1.0, whole genome shotgun sequence genome contains the following:
- the LOC139374683 gene encoding CD209 antigen-like protein A: MVIINSDKEQEFLFSFFKRAWIGLTDSVTEGTWKWVDGTPLKTQSYWQSQQPDNGGDNPANGEEDCVELNTETWRPVKAWNDQSCFNNRYWICEKVV, encoded by the exons ATGGTGATCATAAACAGTGATAAGGAACAG GAGTTTCTCTTCAGCTTCTTTAAGAGAGcctggattggtctgactgactctgttactgAGGGGACCTGGAAATGGGTGGACGGCACCCCACTGAAAACCcaaag TTACTGGCAATCACAGCAACCTGATAATGGTGGTGACAACCCAGCAAATGGGGAGGAGGACTGTGTTGAGCTGAACACAGAAACATGGCGTCCTGTAAAGGCATGGAATGACCAGTCATGTTTTAACAATCGTTACTGGATTTGCGAGAAAGTGGTTtaa